The following are encoded together in the Triticum dicoccoides isolate Atlit2015 ecotype Zavitan chromosome 6B, WEW_v2.0, whole genome shotgun sequence genome:
- the LOC119326218 gene encoding peptidyl-prolyl cis-trans isomerase FKBP17-1, chloroplastic-like, whose translation MVITSASAAASAVPPPPAKTKSGTLATAPSLTATRRHLLLASTASALPTAAASAAASRFTEIPSSGGVKALELREGSGEVPVDGDQVAIHYYGRLAAKQGWRFDSTYDHKDATGDPIPFVFTIGSRKVIPGIEAAVKSMRVGGLRRVVIPPSQGYQNTSQEPIPPNFFDRQRLFTTIFNPTRLANGEGSTLGTVIFDIELISIRQHT comes from the exons ATGGTCATCACTTCCGCCTCCGCGGCGGCCAGCGCCGTGCCGCCGCCTCCCGCGAAAACAAAATCCGGGACCCTAGCTACAGCACCATCTCTCACGGCCACAAGAAGGCACCTCCTCCTGGCTTCCACCGCATCCGCACTCCccacggccgccgcctccgccgcagcCTCTCGATTCACCGAGATCCCTAGCTCCGGCGGCGTGAAGGCCCTAGAGCTCCGGGAGGGTTCAGGCGAGGTCCCAGTCGACGGAGACCAG GTTGCAATTCACTACTATGGGAGGCTGGCTGCGAAGCAAGGATGGCGCTTCGACTCAACCTATGATCACAAGGACGCGACCGGTGATCCGATACCTTTTGTCTTTACCATCGGGTCTAGAAAG GTTATACCTGGTATTGAAGCGGCAGTGAAGTCCATGAGAGTTGGTGGTCTTCGCCGTGTGGTCATTCCGCCATCACAGGGATATCAAAACACATCACAGGAACCAATTCCTCCTAAT TTCTTTGATCGACAGAGATTATTTACTACTATATTCAACCCGACACGCCTCGCAAATGGCGAGGGTTCCACTCTTGGTACTGTCATCTTCGACATCGAGCTGATCAGCATAAGGCAGCATACATGA